ACCGCGCGCGAGGACGCCCATCCGCGCCTCTTCGATGCCTACGCCGGGGCGGTGCGCGCACTCGGTCGCGGCGAGCCCGAGTCGCCCATCCTGCGCCGCTTCGAACTCGCCCTGCTGCAGGATCTCGGCTACGAGGCCGGACTCGATCATGAGGCGGACAGCGGCCAGCCGGTGCGGCCCGACGGGCGCTACCTTTATATAATCGAACGCGGCCCGGTCAGGCTGGAAACGCTGGAAGATGAAATGGCGGGGCAGGGCGTCGCGGCCGATGCGGTCGCGCTCGGCGACCAGCCCCTCGTGTCCGGCCAGACCCTGCTTGACATGGCGGCCGACGACTTCGCGCGCGCGGAGACGCTGGCCCAGTCCAAGCAGTTGCTGCGCATGCTGATCAACCACACCCTGGGCGGCCAGCCCTTGCAGTCGCGCCGGGTGCTCAAGGAACTGCAGGAGCTCTGATGATCGAACTCGGCGTCAACATCGACCACGTCGCCACGCTGCGCCAGGCGCGCCGCACCTGGGAGCCCGATCCGGTGTGGGCCGCGGTGGAGGCCCACCTCGGTGGCGCCGACGGCATCACCATCCACCTGCGCGAGGACCGCCGCCACATCGGCGACGAGGACGTGCGCCGGCTGGCCGAGCTCACCCAGGTCAAGCTCAACCTCGAGATGGCGGCCACCGACGAGATGGTCGCGATCGCCTGCCGCACCAGGCCGCAGATGGCGATGCTGGTGCCCGAGGGCCGCCACGAGATCACCACCGAGGGCGGGCTCGACGTGCTGTCGCAGGAGGCGCGCCTGCAGGACGTGATCGCCCGCCTGGCCGACGCCGGTATCGTCACCAGCGTGTTCATCGACGCCGAGCCCGCACAGATCGAAGCCGCCGCCCGCATCGGCGCGCGCGTGTGCGAGATCCACACCGGCCCCTACGCCCACGCCTTTCACGCCGCCGGCCGCGACGCCGAGGCGCCGGCGGTGCTCGCCGAGCTGGACAAGATCCGCACGGCGGGTGAAGTGGTGCGCAGCCTGGGCATGCGCTTCAACGCCGGCCACGCGCTCAACTACTACAACGTCGAACCGATCGCCCGCCTGCACGGCATCCGCGAGCTGCACATCGGGCACTCGATCGTCAGCCGTGCGGTCTTCGTCGGCCTGCGCGCGGCGGTGGCCGAGATGAAGCGCCTGATGCGCGAAGCGGTGCAGGCGGCCTGAGCAGCGCGGGCACGGAACGCAGGCGATGAGCGGCGGCCAGGGAGCGGGGCAGGGCGAGGCATGATCCACGGCATCGGCACGGATCTCGTGCAACTGCGGCGCATGCGCGAGGCGCTCGAGCGTCACGGCGAGCGCTTCGCGCTGCGCATCCTGGCGGCGAGCGAGGTCGAGGGCTGGCGTGCCCATCGCGACCAGGCGCGTTTCCTCGCCAAGCGCTTCGCCGCCAAGGAAGCCTTCGGCAAGGCCCTCGGTACGGGCGTCGCCGTGCCGGCCACGCTGCACGCGGTTGCCGTCGGCCACGACGCGCGCGGCAAGCC
This genomic stretch from Thauera sp. GDN1 harbors:
- the recO gene encoding DNA repair protein RecO; translation: MAGAKQRVEQQPAWVLHTYPWRETSLIVEVFSRDHGRVALVAKGARRPHSQLRGVLMAFQPLWMDWSGGGEVKTLVRAEWQGGQPLLTGRALICGYYLNELLVRLTAREDAHPRLFDAYAGAVRALGRGEPESPILRRFELALLQDLGYEAGLDHEADSGQPVRPDGRYLYIIERGPVRLETLEDEMAGQGVAADAVALGDQPLVSGQTLLDMAADDFARAETLAQSKQLLRMLINHTLGGQPLQSRRVLKELQEL
- a CDS encoding pyridoxine 5'-phosphate synthase; protein product: MIELGVNIDHVATLRQARRTWEPDPVWAAVEAHLGGADGITIHLREDRRHIGDEDVRRLAELTQVKLNLEMAATDEMVAIACRTRPQMAMLVPEGRHEITTEGGLDVLSQEARLQDVIARLADAGIVTSVFIDAEPAQIEAAARIGARVCEIHTGPYAHAFHAAGRDAEAPAVLAELDKIRTAGEVVRSLGMRFNAGHALNYYNVEPIARLHGIRELHIGHSIVSRAVFVGLRAAVAEMKRLMREAVQAA
- the acpS gene encoding holo-ACP synthase, yielding MIHGIGTDLVQLRRMREALERHGERFALRILAASEVEGWRAHRDQARFLAKRFAAKEAFGKALGTGVAVPATLHAVAVGHDARGKPEYHYDERLAAHMRDNGLRAHLSISDEDEHIVAFALIERCGD